Below is a window of Malania oleifera isolate guangnan ecotype guangnan chromosome 1, ASM2987363v1, whole genome shotgun sequence DNA.
TTCTGActataattttgaataaaaaattaaaaaaaccctATTACAAATTGTATATCTCAAAATTTATATTCCTAAATACTATCTTAATGAAATAATCTTCTCGTGTAACGTATCcttgtttattttaattgaaaTGTTATAGTAATTGACAATAAATGAATTAAAACATGTTTATTTACCGAATAAGAGCCATTTTTGGCCAAGAAGGTAGCATAGTCGTTGCCGTTGAGGGTGACAAGGGCGACGGAGGAGTGAAGGTCGGAAGGGGTGAAGAAGGAAATGTTAATGAGTTGCTGAAGAGAATCAATCTGGGTGGTCATGTTTGGCCCCAAGAAGATTGTATCGAACACACCTGTCCCTCCATAAGCAAAGTTCATTCCACGCGTTCTGTCCCCTTCTTCCCTTCCTCTATATGTTGATATTTCACATTCCATTTCTAAAAATTTGCCTATGGCATGCCCGTGTGACAACACAAGAGACACATTTAGCATTACAAATGTTGCTTATCTTTGAATTCACTTGATAATAGTTCGActaaaaaatgattaaaaaatcTCATAAATATGAAGATGTATGGCACCTAAAATTGTGCTAAGAAACTTAAGCAACTAcgaaaatattgaataaaattttttttgtcgGTCTAGATAACTTGAACATTTTGAAATTTGTCTTAGAAAGAATAAAAAATGTCAATTTGCGTGTGTGAGGTTTTCATGGTAAACAAAAGTAAAATTAATTGCCTTGTGATATGGCGGCAATGATGTGGCCCCAAAAAGAAAGCAAGAACACAAATGGATGTTTGTATGTAGAGAGTGACTAGGGCGCATGCAAACTTTTGACTTTTAAATAAGGATCGAAATTTTAGGGCATTGGATGGAAAAAATGTGTGATGAATGTTGATGTAGGTGTTTTTGAATTTGATGttgtattagatttgaataagatataatatataattatattaaattttaatttaatttatttaaatttaaatcaaggtttgaaatttatgttttcaaaaCTTTAAACTTTGTGATAAAAAACTAAGGACGGTAGGTATTTGCGGGACATCATAATTCGAATTTTGTAAAATTTGACTTTAAAAAGAATGGCAAAAGGCACTAACCTGCCTAAATTTTACAACAATGATACTAAATTcccttgaaattttaaaaatttcataaacttttttTATAGATTCAAGAATTTTACATTATTTTTGAAGTTTGCTAAAAAAGTACAACCTCTTTTTTACATTTTGTTAAAAATCAACATTTTCAGATATATAAAtgtctcaaaaatcaaatatcaagagTGGTTAAAGGGATTTTTGAAATCTcgaaaaatattcataaatttttgaaatctcaagaaaagTTTGTAtcttttttgtcaaattttaagGGACGTGAATatcttttattgtttaaaaaataaacataaaaaagtACCTCAACAATATAAGTGAATCATTTTAGTATGAGATTTTCATATTAAAAGTAATTTCATATTTTCGGATGGAGTGAGGCGCCAAAATACAAGGATAATTTGCCTTCTATAGCGGCCGAAGGACCCAAAATAAAACATGATTAAAATAAAACAGACAGAAGTGAAAAAGAAGATTTGATGCTGCAAAATTGGAGGCAAAAAAGATGGTTTTACTAGAAATTATCGTAAGGAAAAAGTTAAAATAGAAGATTGCCTATACCTAAGGATTGAGATCTTAGAAATgacatttatttttgaaattcacATGGCATGATTTTGTTAAAGAGTAAGacaaaaaatgtaaaaaattatttagtccTATTCAAACAATGTAAAATTAGAATTGTGAAAAATGAGAATTCTTCTTACTTTAATCACATGGGATGGAACGTATGACAATTTAAAGGCGGGCATGAtacccaaaataatgatataaaatTAAGAACAACGTATTTTCATAGAGGTCTCGATAATTTggatttttccaaaatttgtCTTTGAATTAGAGGAGTCCATTTTGGagatatttgaattattttagtACAAAACCTTCATAAGTTCAAATTTTAGGATGGAATAAAAGTAAggttttttgaaataaaagataaATTATCTTGCTATATAGCTAGTGCAAGGGCTAAAAATGAACCAAAAAGAAGAATAAATATAAGATGAATGTTTCTTTGACATTATGAAAATTAAGGGATTGTTTGGcgtcactgtcaaaaattagagaaacaaaaatcagaaacaaaaataaaaaatcagaaatagaaattaaaaatcaaaatcagCAACCTGTTTGATTAACATTTTTAGAACTAATCCAAAATAAAAACCTAATTAGaaaaattctcattttcatccttaaatcaaaatattataaaaacattgttaaaataataaaaatacaagttatacatatttaaaaaattactataataaaaataaaatttattaataactattttatttaattattctactttcaaattttactttacaataacaaattttattagacatgacaactgaaaaatagtaaaattattttgtaattgactttattattattattattattattattattattatttaaaatttatctatatttttattttaattttatttaaattcacatgattattaaattttgattttaatttagaagagtataaaatatatatatatatatatatatatatatatttctggatattaaaattttaaacaactaaaattcataaaatctagtttttaattttttggcaAACAGATGAAAATTgacaatagaaatagaaaactgacaaaaaaaaaaaaaatcaaatgtgcttttataatttattttttcattgtgAAGAAACATAAATAGAAAATACAAAACAACAACAATGCCAAAGGAGGATGGTAGGAAGTGACTTAGTAATGGAGGGTGGACTATTTTAATGATGCAAAATTAGGGCAAAAAGAATGGTGGGTTCACTATAAATTATCATAAAAAAGatcataataaaatattttcttggcttAACCACTCAAGATGTTTGCCCTAGCTAATGGGGTAGTCTGAAAATGTACCCAATATACATTTACATCGCAAACACATGAAATGATTTCTTGGGTTGAAGAAGCAAAGAAATTACTTACCAACGTAATCAGTTAAGACGTTTCCATCAGAGAAACGACCAGTCGGTTTACCAGGATTTGTAATTCCATAGGGAAAGCCCCAAGCTGTAGTATTAATGGTGTTACCCGTATCAGCGTATGAATCTCCAAACACAAAAAGCTTCTCAGGATGAAAATAAGTATCTTTGGACACAGAGGAAGTAGAGTAgatcaactcttgaaaactcaaACATGTGGTCAGGAGAGGAAAcagagaagaggagaagatgaAGATAAGCTTCTGTCTCGTCATAGTGTATTCCCTACTAGATCATATCGGACGCTTAAGTCTTTTAGAAGCTTGGCAGATGCACAAGATGTTGGAAACCATTGAAGAGTGATGTTAAATGACTCTTTCATCCTGGCAAACTCGCTCTCTTGGGAAGACGAGCAAAGTAGTGCCTAGTGAGCAATAAGTAGCAACATCCCATGCTGTGGCTAAGCTAGCTAGGCACCTtcctttctcatttttttttttacttggttAAATTGTAGTTCCATGGTGGGTGTAATACGTTACCAAACCTTTTTTTGattgaattttaataattatgttttatttgttcCTTAATTTTCTCCTCAATCATTGTTTCATTTGGTTAAAAAGAAGTGATTCGTTCAAGATATAATATTTTCAACGCAAGGACTTttggattaataattttaaagaaATTGCAAAAATCCCGTTGCAATATGATATAACCTAAAAAATAGCAATCAATTGGTTTGTCATGATCACTAGGTCCTCATTTGATTTTAAAGATGATGTTAAATTGTAGCTCAATATAAAGATGTGAAAAGATCAAATATCCCACACATCATTAATCAAAATGGAATATGCGTGTTATCTTGACTCTTGAGGTTAAATAATGACAAGAACTATAGTAATTAAACAATTTGATACTCATCATTTAAGGattctctttaaaaaaaatgatgaattaTACATTATTCTCCAAGGTTTAAGGTGAAAGGTTAATATggttgttttaaaatatttttgtcaaaaaaaaaaaaagaaaagcaaaaggcCTCTAATCTGTTGACTTATGTCAAGAAACTACCGGGGTGACGATTTTAcatagtttaaaaaaataaagaggtTTAGCCATCATAATAAAATTAGAGtatctcacttttttttttttttatttaatttggtaAATCGCAAAGGGAATTTCAATAGTTTCCTTAATTTAATTGATAAGTATTGCAATCAATGAGGATATTACGAATACAAGTTaaacaaaacataaaaaaaattatgatctATACATAATTTTAAGTCAACTATATGTTAAGAGTAACTTAAGCATGAATTAACCCAATATTTGATATGCTGGAATTAGGGTTGCAAACAAATCCAACCACTCATGAGCAACTCAGAAGCTTGACTTGATAAGAGCTCTTTTAGGCTCATTCATTGTGTAAATGAGTGATTTTCAAACCCAATTTTACGGCTCGTTTAATAAATGAGTCAAGTCTGAACATAAATGGGCTCGACTTGTTTCGACTTGTGAGCGACTTGATTATATAGACTCGGCTTGGACTTATTTGATAGGCTTGAATTAGAACCATTTATGGACTAGTTTAATAAGGTTGGATTAGCTTGATTATAATGGGCTTAAAATTAGGAATTATTTTTGCATAAGATTATTTAGATCTAACTCCATAACCTTAATTTAATGACAAGGCTAATACTCAATGTCAATAGGGTAGTTTGCTGGGgcaaaatttttttaaagcaGTATTTGTCACGCTTCGAATccggtaatgggacccaagggtgaattagtaacctaacctgtccctgtatcatacaaatccaaCGATACATCACAATGAATGAAGGTCCGACTTCGTGGGATTctcaagcaccctatacacatccatatacaaatagaatatatgcagcggaaaatggtcattctatacatacttcgtaccataccagagtctatacagaaggaactaggatccataatacaaaatacaacccaggtgtcagccaaaaccacaaaaaacaacccgatacagtcctaatacttacccaagtacctttcgcagtacaccgaccactacgctcttaacaccaggacgctagttccggttactcgaaggacatgtaaaatatgtacgtatagcaggggtgagacacttctctgtAAGGCAGAtccaagttatatcggtgtgtggcttattagtgttatcatgatacaaaacatacatagttcaatgcaattccagtattttcacaaaaaagtTCCAGCACAGTGCATTCACGTatacacacatgatcaagtaacccggtgtcctcacacccttcggcctgaagcaGGCTCGCACTACATGGCGTCCCCGGCACATGACATAGTCCCAGATTCcaatggcatcgtaccggtacaacttATGACCCTCGCAATGAAAAGATAGTTCCCCTTTGCTAAGCAGCCCTTTTAAGAGAGTACTTCCGTCACCATAGCAAAGAGGTAAGAGGATATAACCCCCACCCCATCCACCCTCCCACTCCCCCTCATCCCTTTCAAAACCCTAAAGAAGCCCTCAACTAATGCATTAATAGGTAAGGAGAAACAAAAGAGATTGTCAAACATTCCCTTACTGATTAATAAAGCGTAACAGGGTGTCAGTACACTCTAGGATAGCAAGAATGGTTTCCAATCCACAGAATCAAATGCTTTTTTAAGATTAACCTTCAGTGCAAATTTTGGGGAGCCTAAATCTGAATGGTAGCCATGAAGAAGCTCCTAATCAAGTTAAACATTATTCTAAATGCATGATGCATCTGCTCTTGATATATGCAATTCGATTAGACTTGCAAAAATCACAAACAACTGTTGAGTCTATTGGTCAAGATTTTTTGTAATACTTTTGTAGTGGATGTTGCAGAAGTAAGTAGGCCTAAGTTCAGAAGTATAAGAATGTTTCTTTAATGTGAGAATCAGAGTAATAAGAGTAGCATTCACCTATTTAAGGAGTTGGAGGCTTTAAAGAAGAAAATATAGCAACCACTGCATCAGATCAATAATATGCCAGCAACTTTTGTAGAATGGAGCATTAAATCCATCCAAAGAAGGGGCTTTGTCATctgagaaagaaaataataattttaattttttcaaatctaATCTTTGTCCTTGTGTTTTCCTAAGATAATCTTGTCACTCTCTGACCAAGTGAAGTTCAAATAAGTATGTTAAGAATTGGGGATCATAAGGCAAGAGTTTTTTATAACAGTCTCAAGAAGATCAGAATAGTAACAGACAAGCTCTTCTTTAATATCATTAAAGGAAGTTAATCTTCTTCTTTCCTTGCTAAAATGAgatcttatttaatttttaattcttctGTTATTTACTGCAGGAGGGAAAACCTTATTATTTTGATCTCCCAACTATAGCTAGGAAATTCTGGATTTGTGCTTTAAATAGCAATCTTCTAATATCAAAGGCTTCATGTATGTCTCTTGTTTCGCTATAGCATCAGAAAGAGCAGTAGGAACCACATTTAGAACCTGATTATGAGCATACAACATATCATGCTTGGCTTTGCTAATTCTTATCCATCGGGTTGAGCAAATACTGTTTATGAAAACTTGTCTCCGGTTAAGGAATTTCCACTTATGACATTGGATATACATGGGGGTGACAATACAAGTAGAGTTTCAGGGTTCTTTGACAATATCCATGAACATGGGATGTCCCATCAAACATTTAAGAAGCTTAAAATGGTAATTGGGACCCTTTATCGAAGAATTAGGGTTTAGATGAAGAAGTACTTGGAGGGATGAAATCAATAGCAAGGGAAGGAAAGAGTGGAAGAGATTTTGCACAAGCTGAAAAGGGCATATCAGGAGTTGAACAGAGGTCCCCGTTAGCAGCAGGATAGTTATCAGTAGCTCGATTTTGATCTTCCCTTCTATCatatcatcttcatcttcatccttGACAGCAGAAAAGGCATTAGAAATGTGGTTCTGTAGATAAAAAGGATGGTAGAACCTTGCATTGGTTTCAAGGATTGTGGTTCTGGTTGCAAAATAAAATGACTCTGGAAATCCTATTTCTTGATCCACCAATTTCATGCCCACGCCAATGTTCTTTCATGCCTTCTAGCTTCTTCAACTATGAttcactgtaaataatttatctTAAATATTGATTTGGTTATGCAGAATCAATCAATCAAGTTGAGAATGAAAGAATTGGTACTTATATCAAAGAATGAGAATGTAGACTGGAATGAGGAatacatttttttaatatataaaaattataagaTCTAAATGAAACTTTGGAATGAAAATAACCATGTTTGGTTTGCTGACTATATAagaattgttgaaaattttacttgtgaatttgtctcacattggaaaataTGCTGAaggataggtgcttatatacgtGATTGAACTGAAGATTTAAtatgtttaagttttagggtcaAGTTCATAACTCTAGACCAATTCTCTTGAGATACCAATAGTTGGAGGACCATATATGTGACCGAGGCCAAGGATCATCGAACTTTGgtagatggatccgaatagggttaGGGCCTGGGAAGTAAGATTGGTTTGAAGGACCAGGTGCTAACAAGTAGTATTAGAGCCTATGGTTAATAACTATAGGCGAGCTATATCGTAAAGTTGTGATGTGAAGTTAATTCTCTCGATTTGTTAATAGTTGGAAGATCAAGTGTGTGTGACTAAGACAATATAAGATCATCTAAGTTTGGAAGATGGATTCAAATAGGGTCAAGATATAGGAGGTAGAACTGATTTGAAGGCATGTAAACTAGAATTGAAGGCATGTAAGATGCAAGGATTACAAAATAAGTTGGAAAATTACAAAATAAGTTGacatttttctaattatttaaaaatttaaaatgaaaaatcaaatggGTTTCTCAAGCAAATGGTGTCGAGCCTATTTTGTTTAGGTAATTTGTACAAAATACTgtaaaaaaattaactaaaatttttataatatttcaaaaatctaaaataaaaaataaagattaatttcTACAACTAAACAAGCTCGAAACATTTCCCCgtaaatcaaacaaaaaaatacCCAGAAATAACCCCCAAGGTGTGGTTCAGGTGATAGTGCAGGCTGCGAGAGTACCTCTCATGAGATGAGGTGTTTAAACCCTCCGGGATTCGTTTCCGCCTTTGAATacctgaaatttacctccctttgtaGTTGTGGGGTTAACTTCCAGGGatgcaggattagtcacgtggaccgtaaaacggacacgtggaaacccggtgcgtaatccaaaaaaaaaaaaaaataaacgcaaaaataatttttaaaaaaaatcattgatGTAATCCATTATCCATGAACCAACCACTCGTTGAAAACATCCGACAGTTGAAGCAAATACTTTTGTACTAAATGTTTTATGTTGAGCCTTTGGAAACAAGTAGGAGAGATTCAAGGGAGGGGACGCCGATTGGCTGCCACTAGTCTAAGTTGTTCCAATggatccaaaaaataaaataaaataaattttctttaatCCTATTCCGTTGTGTTTTTGTCTCTATGAATAATATTCTATGGCtagcaattgatttattttcaaaccGATCCAATTAGTATCTATTATTTAAATAACGAATTCTTTATATTGGATAATATTAAAATTCATTCAAATCCATTTAAATTTAAGGTCTAAAGGCATCCCAAGGAAGAATGTTTCTGAACTCTCCAGGCAAGAGGGACGCACATCCTGGAATGTCTATGATTTTTCTTATTCAAATACAAAATTCTCAGAAAAGACCTACATGCATCAAGAGCagcaaagataaaaaaaaagcaatacaacaattttcttcttcttcgtcgTTTTCAAAATTTTAGCTTCTGGTAAAGCTGCAGAAGAGTGGCATTCAAAGCAGTGTACACGGCATTCCACCCTGCCTGAGTTGGGTGAACGTTGTCCCAAAAGAACTTAGAACTCGGGTTGTCGCAGAGCGTATACATCTTTGCTCCGCTCTCGTTTACGCTCCCGCATAAGTACCCTGCGCTTATTCCCACGCAACAGGGCTGCAGTGGGTTCTCGAATTTCACTGCGCCTGATCCTCCGTTCTCGATGACGGACATGAAGGAGGCGTAGAGGTCGAGGACGACGAAAACGGAGTCGGTGGGATGAAGAGCGTTGATCCTGGTGACGGCCTCCTTCAGCAACGAGTTGTGGGGGTTCTCTGCAACGGCGTTCTTGGCGGCGTCGCAAGATTGGAATGAGGGGCTCTGGGTGTTCCGAGGGAAGCACCCGAGACCCGTCACTGCCACTCTGCTCAAACCCATACTGTAAATGCGTTCCAAGTTCTTCACAAGTTGATTTACCACTTGTGGTATGAAGGCTGGCAAATCCTACATTGGATTTGAGTATGCCAAAGAGAGAGATTAATCGTTTAATAACATTTTTAATTACCAGGTGTGGTTAGAACTGTTTTGTGGGTTTAATGGGTGTAAAAGATTATTTCAGTCAAATGCAATTTTTGAAATCAATCAAAGATTCCCAACTCACTTTTAAAAATGTTCAATGGTTTTTCCTACTAATGAGTTTTTAATATTTTGGataaattaaaccctaaatcactgaAGTTTTACTAAATTGTCCTTAACTATTTAACTTTCACATTGCCAAcagtttttttcttaaaagtttcCTTTTACCTAGTTTAGATATCATTTAAGGTTCACATTGAAACTAAAATTGAAACTTTAAAAATTCAAGCCACTGTTTAAACTTTAAGATAGAAGTAAAGTGCATATTACGAATTTAAACTTCAAGACCAAAGTACAGTGCATCTTATTCTGATGATAAAAAtgtaattttgaataaaaatttaaaaaaaccaTAGAACAAATTTTATATCTCTAAATTTATGTTCCTAAATACTATCTTAATGAAATAATCTTCTTGTGTAACATATCcttgtttattttaattgaaaTGTTATAGTAATTGACAATAAATGAATTAAAACATGTTTATTTACCGAATAAGAGCCATTTCTAGCCAAGAAGGTAGTATAGTCGTTGCCGCCGAGGGTGACAAGGGCGACCGAGGAGTGAAGGTCGGAAGGGGTGAAGAAGGAAATGTTAATGAGTTGTTGAAGAAAATCAATCTGGGTGGTCATGTTTGGCCCCAAGAAAATTGTATCGAATACACCTGTCCCTCCATAAGCAAAGTTCATTCCACACGTTCTATTCCCTTCTTCCCTCCCTCTATATGTTGATATTTCACATTCCAATTCTAAAAATTTGCCTATCGCATGCCCGTGCCACAACACAAGAGACACAATTAGCATTACAAATGTTGCTCATCTTTGAATTCACTTGATAATAGTTGGATAAAAATGAGTAAAAAATCTAATAAACATGAAAATGTATGACACCCAAAATTGTGCTAACCAACtatgaaaataaatgaataaagatTTTTTTGTCGGTCTAGATAACTTGAACATTTAGAAATTTGTCTTAGAAAGAACAAAAATGTCAAAAAGGAGTACTGTTAGCAGCAATGATGTGGCCTCAAAGA
It encodes the following:
- the LOC131149578 gene encoding GDSL esterase/lipase At5g03610-like; this translates as MTRQKLIFIFSSSLFPLLTTCLSFQELIYSTSSVSKDTYFHPEKLFVFGDSYADTGNTINTTAWGFPYGITNPGKPTGRFSDGNVLTDYVGKFLEMECEISTYRGREEGDRTRGMNFAYGGTGVFDTIFLGPNMTTQIDSLQQLINISFFTPSDLHSSVALVTLNGNDYATFLAKNGSYSDMPAFIPQVVNQLVKNLERIYGMGLSRVAVTGLQPLGCLPRNTQSSSFQSCDATKNAVAENIHNSLLKKAVTRLNALHPTDSVFVVLDLYASFMSVIENRGSGAVKFENPLQPCCVGISAGYSCGSVNESGAKMYTLCDNPSSKFFWDFVHPTQAGWNAVYTALNATLLQLYQKLKF
- the LOC131145694 gene encoding GDSL esterase/lipase At5g03610-like isoform X1; its protein translation is MNSGLPAKTTRIGKSTRPYKAWGFPYGITNPGKPTGRFSDGNVLTDYVGKFLELECEISTYRGREEGNRTCGMNFAYGGTGVFDTIFLGPNMTTQIDFLQQLINISFFTPSDLHSSVALVTLGGNDYTTFLARNGSYSDLPAFIPQVVNQLVKNLERIYSMGLSRVAVTGLGCFPRNTQSPSFQSCDAAKNAVAENPHNSLLKEAVTRINALHPTDSVFVVLDLYASFMSVIENGGSGAVKFENPLQPCCVGISAGYLCGSVNESGAKMYTLCDNPSSKFFWDNVHPTQAGWNAVYTALNATLLQLYQKLKF
- the LOC131145694 gene encoding GDSL esterase/lipase At5g03610-like isoform X3; the encoded protein is MCVDSDELGAWGFPYGITNPGKPTGRFSDGNVLTDYVGKFLELECEISTYRGREEGNRTCGMNFAYGGTGVFDTIFLGPNMTTQIDFLQQLINISFFTPSDLHSSVALVTLGGNDYTTFLARNGSYSDLPAFIPQVVNQLVKNLERIYSMGLSRVAVTGLGCFPRNTQSPSFQSCDAAKNAVAENPHNSLLKEAVTRINALHPTDSVFVVLDLYASFMSVIENGGSGAVKFENPLQPCCVGISAGYLCGSVNESGAKMYTLCDNPSSKFFWDNVHPTQAGWNAVYTALNATLLQLYQKLKF
- the LOC131145694 gene encoding GDSL esterase/lipase At5g03610-like isoform X2, whose translation is MNSDSYADTGNTINTRAWGFPYGITNPGKPTGRFSDGNVLTDYVGKFLELECEISTYRGREEGNRTCGMNFAYGGTGVFDTIFLGPNMTTQIDFLQQLINISFFTPSDLHSSVALVTLGGNDYTTFLARNGSYSDLPAFIPQVVNQLVKNLERIYSMGLSRVAVTGLGCFPRNTQSPSFQSCDAAKNAVAENPHNSLLKEAVTRINALHPTDSVFVVLDLYASFMSVIENGGSGAVKFENPLQPCCVGISAGYLCGSVNESGAKMYTLCDNPSSKFFWDNVHPTQAGWNAVYTALNATLLQLYQKLKF
- the LOC131145694 gene encoding GDSL esterase/lipase At5g03610-like isoform X4 yields the protein MNSGKFLELECEISTYRGREEGNRTCGMNFAYGGTGVFDTIFLGPNMTTQIDFLQQLINISFFTPSDLHSSVALVTLGGNDYTTFLARNGSYSDLPAFIPQVVNQLVKNLERIYSMGLSRVAVTGLGCFPRNTQSPSFQSCDAAKNAVAENPHNSLLKEAVTRINALHPTDSVFVVLDLYASFMSVIENGGSGAVKFENPLQPCCVGISAGYLCGSVNESGAKMYTLCDNPSSKFFWDNVHPTQAGWNAVYTALNATLLQLYQKLKF